Genomic DNA from Peribacillus simplex:
GCGTTTTCATATATGGTTCCTGAACTATTGAGTATTGATGAAAACAAAGTGGAAGGGTTTTTGGAAGAAAAAGAAGATCTGAAATTATACAAACATTCTTTAGAGGAAATTAATCTTCAGAGACCCCATATCTTATCTGCAGAGCAGGAAGAATTATTGGCGCAAGCATCAGAAGTACTTGATGCATCGGGCAATACTTTCGGTATGCTTAACAATGCCGATTTGAAATTCCCGACCATCAAGGATGAAGAGGGAAATGAAGTTGAAATTACTCACGGAAGGTATATCAGCTTTCTTGAGAGTGAAGATCGCCGTGTACGTGAGGAGGCATTTAAAGGGGTATACAGCAAGTATGGAGAGTTCCGTAATACATTTGCTTCAACCCTGTCAGGTGAGGTGAAAAACCACAACTTCAATGCCACGGTTAGAAAATATGATTCAGCACGCCAAGCGGCGTTAAGTAATAATAACATTCCGGAGACCGTATATGATAATCTCGTTAAAACGGTCAATGACAACTTGCCATTACTGCACCGTTATCTTGATTTACGTAAAAAAGTACTGCAATTAGATGAACTTCATATGTATGATCTATTCACTCCTCTTGTTAAAGAAGTGAAGATGGAAGTGACATATGACGAGGCCAAGGATTATGTCCTTAAAGGTCTTGCTCCGCTTGGGGAGGACTATTTGAACGTTTTGAAAGAGGGATTTGAAAACCGTTGGGTCGATGTGCATGAAAACAAAGGGAAACGAAGCGGTGCCTATTCTTCTGGTACATATGGGACGAATCCTTATATTTTAATGAACTGGCAAAATAACGTCAATAACTTATTCACGCTCGTTCATGAGTTTGGGCATTCGGTCCATAGCTACTATACACGTAAATATCAGCCATATCCATACGGAAATTATTCCATATTTGTAGCGGAAGTTGCATCGACTTGTAATGAAAACCTGTTGAACGATTATTTACTGAATTCAATCGAAGATGAAAAGAAACGCATCTATTTATTGAATCATTACCTGGAAGGTTTCCGAGGCACATTGTTCCGGCAAACGATGTTTGCAGAGTTCGAACATACGATTCATTTAAAAGCTCAAAATGGGGAAGCTTTGACAGCGGATATGCTTACTAAGGAATATTATGAGCTGAACAAGAAATACTTTGGAGAGAACGTGACCATCGATGAAGAAATCGGTTTGGAATGGGCGCGTATTCCACACTTCTACTATAATTACTATGTTTATCAATATGCAACAGGAATCAGTGCAGCAACTGCATTGAGCAAGCAAATCCTTGAAGAAGGAGAGCCTGCTGTCAAAAGGTATGTGGAGTTCTTGAAGTCAGGAAGTTCCGATTATCCGATTGAAGTGCTCAAAAAGGCGGGTGTCGATATGACAAAAGCCGAACCTGTACAAGAAGCCATGAATGTATTCGAAGAAAAATTAAATGAGTTGGAAGAGCTTTTGAATAAATAGGATGTGGAAAGGACCCGAGCACTTCGGGTCCTTTTCAACTTATATGAATGTCCGTCATAATCCTTTAAAACGATTTCTCTGATTTAAGCTATGGAGAATTATGAAGAAAACAAAAAATAAAATAGGGGAGGTAAAATACAGAGGAATGAGGTTCATGATACCGAGCAGCTGGACAAATAGCGACCCTATCAAGAGTATGAGTAGAATAAAGCCTTTCAATTTGGTCACCTCCAACCTGGCA
This window encodes:
- the pepF gene encoding oligoendopeptidase F, with translation MAQETKANTLPSRSEIAPEDTWRLEDIFATEEDWEAAFKAVKEDLKKAEAHKGTLGESAERLFVALQLQDEVFEKLGKVYSYSHMRNDQDTTNPFYQGMEDRAKALYAQAAAAFSYMVPELLSIDENKVEGFLEEKEDLKLYKHSLEEINLQRPHILSAEQEELLAQASEVLDASGNTFGMLNNADLKFPTIKDEEGNEVEITHGRYISFLESEDRRVREEAFKGVYSKYGEFRNTFASTLSGEVKNHNFNATVRKYDSARQAALSNNNIPETVYDNLVKTVNDNLPLLHRYLDLRKKVLQLDELHMYDLFTPLVKEVKMEVTYDEAKDYVLKGLAPLGEDYLNVLKEGFENRWVDVHENKGKRSGAYSSGTYGTNPYILMNWQNNVNNLFTLVHEFGHSVHSYYTRKYQPYPYGNYSIFVAEVASTCNENLLNDYLLNSIEDEKKRIYLLNHYLEGFRGTLFRQTMFAEFEHTIHLKAQNGEALTADMLTKEYYELNKKYFGENVTIDEEIGLEWARIPHFYYNYYVYQYATGISAATALSKQILEEGEPAVKRYVEFLKSGSSDYPIEVLKKAGVDMTKAEPVQEAMNVFEEKLNELEELLNK